TTATCATTTTAGCAACATGCCTTATTTTGTGTTCATCCCCAAAAAGATACAAGATGTAGTGTTTTTCGCGTTTGGAGCGGGATTTTTGAGGGTGCGGAGGAGAGTCTCGAAATCCCGTGGTTAAGCTGATGGAGGACTGTTTTTTGCTTGACAGGGTTTCATTGGTTGAGTATTTGTTAAATATTGCACAAACTGAACCTGAAGCTTGAATGCAGAGAAATCGAAGGAACATCCGAACAAGATCACAATAAGGAGGACCTATGTCACAATTGATAGCGCCCCATGGCAAAGAGGAAAGATTGATGCCCCTCCTGCTGGAAGGGGCTCAGCTGGAAGCCGAACAGAAGCGGGCGAAGTCTTTGAAATCCATCCGTATCACCACCCGTGAAACCTCGGACCTCATCATGATGGGTATCGGCGCGTTTACTCCGCTTACGGGGTGTATGGTTTCTAAGGACTGGAAAGGGGTTTGTGACAAGTACATGATGGCGGACGGCACGTTCTGGCCCATTCCCATCACGCTGTCCACGGACGACGAGAGTGTCAAAGCAGGCGACGAATTGGCGCTGGAGGACGAGGAGACGGGAACCATTATCGCCACCATGAAGGTCTCCGAGAAATATACCATCGACAAAGCCCACGAGTGCAAAGCGGTGTTCCGTACCAACGATACCGAGCACCCCGGTGTGCAGAAGGTGATGGAGCAGGCCAAATACAATCTGGCAGGACCGGTGAAGGTGCTCAGCGAGAGCTACTACCCGGAAATGTTTAAAGACGTTTATATGAGGCCTGCGGAAAGCCGGAAAATGTTCGAGGAAAAGGGATGGCGTCAGGTGGCGGCCCTGCAGTTGCGGAACCCCATGCATCGATCCCATGAATTTCTGGCCAAGATCGCCGTCGAAGTGATGGACGGCGTATTTATTCATCAGCTCGTAGGCAAACTGAAAGCAGGCGACATTCCGGCGGACGTCCGGGTCAAGGCGATTGACGTGCTGGTGGAGAATTACTTTGTGAAAGACACGGTAGTCGCGGCCGGCTATCCGATGGAAATGCGCTACGCGGGACCCCGTGAGGCGCTTCTCCATGCCA
The Deltaproteobacteria bacterium DNA segment above includes these coding regions:
- the sat gene encoding sulfate adenylyltransferase is translated as MSQLIAPHGKEERLMPLLLEGAQLEAEQKRAKSLKSIRITTRETSDLIMMGIGAFTPLTGCMVSKDWKGVCDKYMMADGTFWPIPITLSTDDESVKAGDELALEDEETGTIIATMKVSEKYTIDKAHECKAVFRTNDTEHPGVQKVMEQAKYNLAGPVKVLSESYYPEMFKDVYMRPAESRKMFEEKGWRQVAALQLRNPMHRSHEFLAKIAVEVMDGVFIHQLVGKLKAGDIPADVRVKAIDVLVENYFVKDTVVAAGYPMEMRYAGPREALLHATFRQNFGCSHMIIGRDHAGVGDYYGPFDAQKIFLEIPEGALKCKNLNIDWTFHCFKCGGMASLRTCPHGKADRLLLSGTMVRKTLSEGGELPGEFSRPEVLEVLKKYYMDLEEKVEVKLHGAATGDVNKK